In Deinococcus psychrotolerans, a genomic segment contains:
- the gap gene encoding type I glyceraldehyde-3-phosphate dehydrogenase, with the protein MKVGINGFGRIGRLVFRVLEARGVEVVAINDLTDNKTLATLLKYDSTAGKFDGTVSYDDDSLTVNDKKIHALAERDPANIKWGELGVDIVIESTGIFTSREGASKHLAGGAKKVLITAPAKNEDISIVLGVNEQDYDPKNHHIISNASCTTNSLAAPMKLLDEAFGIEKAIMTTVHSYTNDQRLLDLPHSDLRRARAAAVNIIPTSTGAAKAVAQVYPKLKGKFDGTSLRVPTPVGSISDVVVILGRDVTADEVNAVFKNAAEGSHKGIISYTEDPIVLQDIVGDSHSAIIDGGLTMAMGNLVKFFSWYDNEWGYSNRIADLTQLVSEKGV; encoded by the coding sequence ATGAAAGTAGGCATTAACGGATTTGGCCGGATTGGCCGTTTGGTGTTCCGGGTTTTAGAAGCGCGTGGCGTGGAAGTCGTGGCCATCAACGATTTGACCGACAACAAAACGCTGGCGACCTTGCTCAAGTACGACTCCACTGCCGGGAAGTTTGATGGTACCGTCAGCTACGACGACGACTCGCTGACCGTCAACGACAAAAAGATACACGCCCTCGCCGAGCGCGACCCCGCCAACATCAAGTGGGGCGAGTTGGGCGTGGACATCGTCATCGAGTCCACCGGCATCTTTACCAGCCGCGAGGGAGCCAGCAAGCACCTCGCCGGCGGCGCGAAGAAAGTCCTGATCACCGCGCCGGCCAAAAATGAAGACATCTCCATCGTGCTGGGCGTCAATGAGCAGGACTACGATCCCAAGAACCACCACATCATCTCGAACGCTTCTTGCACCACCAACAGCTTGGCCGCGCCGATGAAACTGCTCGACGAAGCCTTCGGCATCGAAAAAGCCATCATGACCACCGTCCACAGCTACACCAACGATCAGCGCCTGCTCGACTTGCCGCACTCTGATTTGCGCCGCGCCCGGGCCGCCGCTGTCAACATCATTCCCACCTCGACGGGCGCGGCCAAAGCCGTGGCGCAGGTCTATCCCAAGCTCAAGGGCAAGTTTGATGGCACCTCCCTGCGCGTGCCGACGCCGGTGGGCAGCATCAGCGACGTGGTGGTCATTTTGGGCCGCGACGTGACGGCAGACGAGGTCAACGCGGTGTTTAAGAACGCCGCCGAGGGGAGCCACAAGGGCATCATCAGCTACACCGAAGACCCCATCGTGCTGCAAGACATCGTCGGCGATTCGCACAGCGCCATCATCGACGGCGGCCTGACCATGGCGATGGGCAATCTGGTCAAGTTCTTCAGCTGGTACGACAACGAGTGGGGCTACAGCAACCGGATTGCGGATCTGACGCAACTGGTGAGCGAGAAAGGCGTTTAA
- the lnt gene encoding apolipoprotein N-acyltransferase, with the protein MPRLPPAVLSAAFGVCLALCGLPLAWSALTVFPLALLLGHLSRQPSVKQLTLQTLIAISAFFAAQLFWLVVFMQDLMSKDGSLPLVLAWPLSALTLSLLFVLEGIFWALMAFLVAAAFKTPQGRLWGLAGGWVILEWLRTLGALAFPWSGLGYTFLRTPLIQVADLGGVLLLTALLTASAAALVTLMRVKNPRPAALMAALWLAALGYGLTRTAGEGPPAKALLLRTNLDSFAKVTGQDFDQQWQAQLQLSQQRRAGEVTVWSETALLYPERIGEVPAPGLYGMYQYPRNTAIGWDGQRITGSFDKAHPVPMGEYFPLSGALNGLYSSIYQSLNLGSFNPQFPGQSYAPIPLGRVLYGVYICYDSIVAHVARQMALQGAQVLVNVSNDGWYTGWGVWQHFDMGRVRAIETRRYVLRSVNKGVAAVINDLGEPVQTLTEGEGVLHAEYPLLSATTLYMRLGDVPALIAALLLLGYALRLDCRRTQ; encoded by the coding sequence ATGCCGCGCCTTCCCCCCGCTGTTTTATCCGCCGCTTTCGGCGTGTGTCTGGCTCTGTGCGGTCTGCCGCTGGCTTGGAGCGCTTTGACCGTTTTCCCCCTCGCCCTTTTGCTTGGGCATCTCAGCCGCCAGCCCAGCGTCAAACAACTCACGTTGCAGACGTTGATCGCCATCAGCGCTTTTTTTGCCGCCCAGCTCTTTTGGCTGGTGGTCTTTATGCAAGACCTGATGTCCAAAGACGGCAGCTTGCCTTTGGTGCTGGCGTGGCCGCTCTCGGCGCTAACGTTATCGCTGCTGTTCGTACTGGAAGGCATCTTCTGGGCGCTGATGGCGTTCTTGGTCGCTGCCGCCTTCAAAACGCCGCAGGGCCGCTTGTGGGGACTGGCGGGCGGCTGGGTGATTCTGGAATGGCTCAGGACGCTGGGGGCGCTGGCTTTTCCCTGGTCGGGACTCGGGTACACCTTCCTGAGAACCCCACTCATTCAGGTGGCCGACCTCGGCGGCGTGCTGCTGCTGACCGCGCTTCTGACCGCTTCGGCAGCGGCGCTGGTCACACTCATGCGAGTCAAAAATCCGCGCCCCGCTGCACTGATGGCCGCGCTGTGGCTGGCGGCCCTCGGCTACGGCCTGACCCGCACGGCAGGGGAGGGGCCGCCCGCCAAGGCGCTCTTACTCCGCACCAATCTCGATTCGTTTGCCAAAGTCACTGGCCAAGACTTCGATCAGCAGTGGCAAGCTCAGCTCCAGCTCAGCCAGCAGCGCCGAGCGGGTGAGGTGACGGTCTGGAGCGAAACCGCCTTGCTGTATCCGGAGCGCATTGGAGAAGTTCCTGCACCCGGCCTCTACGGCATGTATCAGTATCCGCGCAATACCGCGATCGGCTGGGACGGGCAGCGCATCACCGGCAGCTTCGACAAAGCCCACCCGGTGCCGATGGGCGAGTATTTCCCGCTGAGTGGGGCGCTCAACGGGCTTTACAGCTCAATCTACCAATCGCTGAATCTGGGCAGCTTCAATCCCCAGTTTCCTGGTCAGTCCTACGCGCCCATTCCGCTCGGGCGCGTGCTTTACGGCGTTTATATCTGCTACGACAGCATCGTGGCTCACGTTGCCCGGCAGATGGCCCTTCAGGGAGCGCAGGTCTTGGTCAATGTTAGCAATGACGGCTGGTACACCGGCTGGGGCGTCTGGCAGCACTTCGACATGGGCCGGGTGCGGGCCATCGAAACGCGGCGCTACGTGCTCAGGAGCGTCAACAAAGGGGTCGCTGCCGTGATCAATGATCTCGGTGAGCCGGTGCAAACCCTCACCGAAGGCGAAGGCGTCCTTCACGCCGAATATCCGCTCCTGAGCGCCACCACCCTTTATATGCGTCTGGGCGACGTTCCAGCCCTGATCGCCGCGCTGCTGCTGCTCGGCTACGCACTCAGGCTCGACTGCCGCCGTACCCAGTAA
- a CDS encoding metallophosphoesterase family protein produces the protein MRIAFISDLHSNIHALTSVQRFLSEHIVNSVVVVGDLVGYGASPGPVIDFVQQAGWKVGLGSSDLRVSMAFGERESRRGIADQVLNWTRETLAPEQLEYLRRLPVGGRIMTPVGRIRYFHGAPHDPEARLDLMAPEAQMQELAEQLSSRVVVSAGTHVPFVRTIGDTIFIDPGSVGLSLNHEPGADVIIIDAAGRRPKVSMHKVPYDYSSAAFDIMAWNLPPVIADVIRSGKMGS, from the coding sequence TTGCGAATTGCTTTTATCAGTGACCTCCACAGCAATATTCACGCGCTGACTTCAGTGCAGCGGTTTTTGAGCGAACATATCGTCAACTCGGTGGTGGTGGTGGGCGATTTGGTCGGCTACGGTGCGTCGCCCGGGCCAGTCATCGACTTCGTGCAGCAAGCAGGCTGGAAAGTCGGCCTCGGCTCGAGCGATTTGCGGGTGTCGATGGCGTTCGGTGAGCGCGAATCGCGGCGCGGGATCGCCGATCAGGTTCTGAACTGGACACGCGAAACCCTCGCACCGGAGCAGCTCGAATACCTGCGCCGTTTGCCGGTGGGCGGACGGATTATGACGCCAGTCGGGCGCATTCGTTATTTTCACGGTGCGCCGCACGACCCCGAGGCCCGCCTCGATTTGATGGCCCCCGAGGCCCAGATGCAGGAACTGGCCGAGCAGCTCAGCTCACGGGTGGTCGTCTCGGCGGGCACCCACGTGCCGTTTGTGCGCACCATCGGCGACACCATTTTTATCGATCCCGGTTCGGTGGGCCTGAGCCTGAATCACGAACCCGGCGCGGACGTGATTATCATCGACGCCGCTGGTCGCAGGCCCAAAGTCAGCATGCACAAAGTGCCGTATGACTACTCGTCGGCGGCTTTCGACATCATGGCCTGGAATTTGCCGCCAGTGATTGCCGACGTGATCCGCAGCGGGAAGATGGGGAGTTGA
- the hisS gene encoding histidine--tRNA ligase: MSLQRPKGTQDHLPDGSPKLRADLSASAFSHVTRTAARVLERGGAQWMETPLFEYADLVQRGVGSSTDIVRKEMFTVTYAGEHGGYILRPEGTAGIVRAYLENGLKQLPSPLKLWTHGPMFRAENVQQGRLRQFHQVDYEVIGSALSLVDAEAIWLMVQVVQELGLTGARIKLGSVGDPADRERYDAYLRQLFTPHAERLSADSQDRLTRNPMRILDSKSKDDQALIVELGVEPMLNFLGEEASAHFQEVRGHLEAWGVPYDLDPSIVRGLDYYRRTAWELHHQGVGAKSALGGGGRYDGLAKELGGPETPAVGWAFGIERLLIAMDAEGLKWPLTAGPLVYVAALDAEQVDPAARVALGIRAVARAEFAYRALKPGNVFREAERRTAVYAALIGSEEAGRGSVMLKHLSSGVQREVPVAELNALLLSDLFSEMPSPDSAPTPPALETR; the protein is encoded by the coding sequence ATGTCACTTCAGCGTCCCAAAGGCACCCAAGACCACTTGCCAGATGGCAGTCCCAAGTTAAGAGCCGATCTCAGCGCCTCCGCTTTTTCTCACGTCACCCGAACGGCCGCGCGGGTGCTGGAGCGCGGCGGAGCGCAGTGGATGGAAACGCCGCTGTTCGAATATGCCGATCTGGTACAGCGCGGCGTGGGCAGCAGCACCGATATCGTGCGCAAAGAGATGTTTACCGTCACCTATGCCGGAGAGCACGGCGGCTATATTCTGCGCCCCGAGGGCACGGCGGGCATTGTGCGGGCTTACCTGGAAAACGGCCTCAAGCAGCTTCCCAGCCCCTTAAAACTCTGGACACACGGGCCGATGTTCCGCGCCGAGAATGTCCAGCAAGGCCGCTTGCGGCAGTTTCACCAGGTTGACTACGAGGTGATCGGCAGTGCGCTAAGCTTGGTGGACGCCGAAGCGATCTGGTTGATGGTGCAGGTCGTACAGGAACTCGGGCTGACCGGCGCGAGGATCAAGCTCGGATCGGTGGGCGACCCGGCCGATCGGGAGCGCTACGACGCTTATTTGCGCCAACTGTTCACGCCACATGCCGAGCGCCTCTCCGCCGATTCACAAGACCGCTTGACACGCAACCCGATGCGAATTCTGGATTCCAAAAGTAAAGATGACCAGGCCCTGATCGTGGAACTTGGCGTCGAGCCGATGCTCAACTTTTTGGGCGAGGAAGCCAGTGCCCATTTTCAAGAAGTGCGTGGCCATCTGGAGGCCTGGGGCGTGCCGTATGACCTCGACCCCAGCATCGTGCGCGGCCTGGATTATTACCGCCGCACCGCCTGGGAACTGCACCACCAGGGCGTCGGAGCCAAGTCGGCCCTTGGCGGCGGCGGGCGCTACGACGGACTGGCCAAAGAACTCGGCGGCCCCGAGACGCCGGCAGTGGGCTGGGCCTTCGGCATCGAGCGCCTCCTGATTGCTATGGACGCCGAGGGCCTCAAGTGGCCGCTCACCGCCGGCCCGCTGGTCTACGTCGCGGCACTGGACGCTGAGCAAGTAGACCCGGCGGCCCGCGTGGCACTGGGCATCCGCGCCGTCGCCCGCGCCGAGTTCGCTTACCGGGCCCTCAAACCCGGCAATGTCTTCAGGGAAGCCGAGCGCCGCACAGCCGTTTACGCCGCCCTGATCGGCAGCGAGGAAGCCGGTCGTGGCAGCGTGATGCTCAAGCACCTCTCAAGCGGCGTTCAGCGTGAAGTGCCGGTGGCTGAGCTGAATGCTCTTTTACTTTCCGATTTGTTCTCTGAAATGCCAAGCCCAGACTCCGCACCCACCCCACCAGCACTGGAGACCCGATGA
- a CDS encoding diacylglycerol/lipid kinase family protein codes for MNAKPTPPKRALLIFNPKSGKGPSPLPRFIAALGEKGWHVDAEELPQKGELVTLLSSAEHYSAVIAAGGDGTVSSIAYVLRNRGVPLLAYPAGTANLIAQNLNLPEDPQELAQVVDELRAVSIDLGELSVAGKSHGFVLLAGAGADAAMIEGAEGLKDRLGVFAYVVSALKQLSPKTTTFHLTLDGKAQDVDAMAVMVANFGMANFRLPIAPGVSPNDGQFAVLVLKAGSVLELLPNLLDSLRAKLNLGEPVFGKNIDVFSASEVEVSTEEPFPLQYDGEIHDETTPFTARVLPKAALLLTGASQEELET; via the coding sequence ATGAACGCCAAGCCTACCCCCCCCAAACGCGCCCTGCTGATCTTCAATCCCAAATCCGGTAAAGGGCCGAGTCCGCTGCCGCGCTTTATCGCCGCGCTGGGTGAAAAAGGCTGGCACGTCGACGCCGAGGAACTTCCCCAAAAAGGTGAGCTGGTAACCCTGCTGAGCAGCGCCGAGCACTACAGCGCCGTGATCGCGGCAGGCGGCGACGGCACCGTCAGCAGCATCGCTTATGTTCTCAGAAACCGGGGCGTGCCGCTGCTGGCTTACCCGGCAGGCACGGCAAATTTGATTGCCCAAAACTTGAACTTGCCGGAAGACCCACAGGAGCTGGCACAGGTGGTGGATGAACTCAGAGCCGTTTCTATCGATCTGGGCGAGCTGAGCGTCGCGGGCAAATCGCACGGCTTCGTGCTGCTGGCAGGCGCAGGAGCGGACGCGGCCATGATCGAAGGCGCAGAAGGCCTCAAAGACCGGCTGGGCGTGTTCGCTTACGTGGTCAGCGCCCTCAAGCAGCTGAGTCCCAAGACCACCACCTTCCACTTGACCCTCGACGGCAAAGCACAGGACGTGGACGCCATGGCGGTGATGGTCGCCAACTTCGGGATGGCCAATTTCCGTTTGCCGATTGCGCCGGGGGTCAGCCCCAATGACGGGCAGTTCGCGGTACTGGTGCTCAAAGCCGGATCGGTTTTGGAGCTCCTGCCCAATTTGCTCGACTCGCTGCGGGCCAAGCTCAATTTGGGCGAGCCGGTGTTCGGTAAAAATATCGATGTTTTTTCGGCCAGTGAAGTGGAGGTCAGCACCGAGGAACCGTTTCCTCTTCAGTACGACGGCGAGATTCATGACGAAACCACGCCGTTTACCGCCCGCGTTTTACCGAAAGCGGCGCTGCTGCTGACTGGGGCGAGTCAGGAAGAATTGGAGACTTGA
- a CDS encoding site-specific integrase: protein MTSSTSSALVLASRWASASNRRREGLRAAHSQDAEVLTDLLHTYLRLKSSKGGRISELTLAHYAESLRKFLAFTGPAASPQHALTQLEPEVFEVWLLDLQAQGLSASSVKRHFYGVRNMMRALVWADVLKIDPSTSVRPPAESEAAHSRKSALSAATFRALLALPAAEHPSDPTRAARDYALLLLGGQFGLRAAELVGLNLDDLDLSLGHVVVRGKGKKTRQVPLTARALGALGIWLRLRQSLVSASPALLFSLSHRNAGGRLTTKGARDIAGRYYLALGLPPALWGLHTLRRTAGTQLYRATRDLHVVADVLGHASVNTSAIYAKMDASIRREALVAVEGLE from the coding sequence TTGACCAGTTCAACCAGTTCTGCTCTCGTTCTGGCTTCCCGCTGGGCTTCGGCGTCTAATCGCCGCCGTGAAGGCCTCCGGGCGGCGCATTCCCAAGACGCTGAGGTTCTCACCGATCTGCTCCACACCTACTTGCGGCTTAAATCCAGCAAAGGCGGACGCATCAGCGAGTTGACCCTAGCGCACTACGCCGAGTCGCTCAGAAAGTTTTTGGCGTTTACAGGGCCAGCCGCGTCGCCGCAACATGCGCTGACCCAACTCGAACCGGAGGTCTTTGAAGTCTGGCTCTTGGACTTACAGGCACAGGGGCTGTCGGCATCCAGCGTCAAACGCCACTTCTACGGCGTGCGGAATATGATGCGGGCTTTGGTGTGGGCCGATGTTTTAAAAATTGATCCCAGCACCAGCGTGCGCCCACCAGCTGAGAGCGAGGCGGCCCACAGCCGCAAGTCGGCCCTCAGCGCGGCGACGTTTAGAGCCCTCTTGGCTTTGCCCGCCGCCGAGCATCCCAGTGACCCCACCCGCGCGGCCCGCGATTACGCTTTGCTGCTGCTGGGCGGTCAATTTGGGTTGCGGGCTGCCGAATTGGTCGGACTGAATCTGGACGACCTCGACCTTAGCCTCGGTCACGTGGTGGTGCGCGGCAAAGGCAAAAAGACTCGGCAGGTGCCGCTCACTGCGCGGGCCCTGGGAGCGCTCGGCATTTGGTTGCGCCTGCGCCAAAGCCTGGTCAGCGCTTCGCCCGCGCTGCTGTTCTCGCTGAGTCACCGCAACGCGGGTGGGCGGTTGACCACCAAAGGAGCTCGGGATATTGCCGGACGGTATTACCTTGCTCTTGGGCTGCCGCCTGCGCTGTGGGGCCTGCATACGCTGCGGCGCACGGCGGGAACGCAGCTGTACAGAGCCACCCGTGACCTGCACGTGGTGGCTGACGTACTGGGACACGCTTCGGTGAACACCAGTGCAATTTACGCCAAGATGGACGCTTCAATTCGGCGGGAGGCCTTGGTGGCGGTTGAGGGGTTGGAGTAA
- a CDS encoding IPT/TIG domain-containing protein — MRIFLLGSLLLVGTLSSCAPRVGTVMGVTQTPVLVKVSSGTAKGAAVMIQGRYLGGPATGRIRLGADENGSGGYLIPAASVVSWTDSEIVFNVPANAPAGGSWLYIEVNGRQSTGLPFSVSSQ; from the coding sequence ATGCGTATATTCTTGCTGGGTTCTTTATTGTTGGTGGGCACACTCTCTTCGTGTGCGCCGCGTGTCGGTACGGTGATGGGCGTGACCCAAACGCCGGTTTTGGTCAAAGTCTCGTCCGGCACGGCCAAAGGCGCGGCCGTGATGATTCAGGGCCGCTACCTCGGCGGCCCTGCCACCGGGCGTATCCGTTTGGGCGCGGACGAAAACGGCTCAGGCGGCTACCTGATTCCCGCAGCGTCGGTGGTGTCGTGGACCGACAGCGAAATCGTCTTCAACGTCCCGGCGAACGCCCCGGCCGGCGGAAGCTGGCTGTATATCGAAGTCAACGGGCGGCAGAGCACCGGCCTCCCGTTTAGCGTGAGCAGTCAGTAA
- the aspS gene encoding aspartate--tRNA ligase encodes MKRTAYLSDLEPYLDQTVTVQGWVARRRDLGKLIFIDLRDRSGLLQVQVEPGSPAFAEADRMRGEYVAEFTGTLRLRPESQRKEGLGAYELIADSAQLLSAAVTPPFELSKGEDVSEDIRLKYRYLDLRRPEMFQKLLIRSQVSAAITAFLTAEGFINVETPMLTRSTPEGARDFLVPSRLSPGEFYALPQSPQLFKQLLMIAGVDRYFQLARCFRDEDLRADRQPDFTQLDIEMSFVNQEDILDLNERLLRHVFKTALDVDLPSPFPRLTYQQAMDTYGSDKPDLRFGLPFVDVTDLFAGGEFAAFAKAACVKVLATGELTRKQIDELERVAKQNGAGGLAWVRRDGEGLSGGISKFVGKVSGELLSRTGVEQGGTLLFAAGEWKKAVTALGAVRTALRDLLHLASAGFETVWVTDFPQLEYDEDNQRWTYMHHPFTAPHPEDLALFGTQRQGEIRAQAYDLVLNGFEVGGGSVRIHDPEVQRQMFGAIGFSEEEAHAQFGFFLDALASGTPPHGGVAWGFDRLIMVMSGASSIREVIAFPKNNKGSDLMAQAPSSVNAAQLAELGVAVLE; translated from the coding sequence ATGAAGCGCACCGCGTACCTGAGCGACCTCGAACCTTACCTCGATCAAACCGTCACCGTACAAGGCTGGGTGGCGCGGCGACGTGACCTCGGCAAGCTGATTTTCATTGACCTGCGTGACCGCAGCGGTCTGCTGCAAGTTCAGGTTGAACCGGGCTCTCCGGCTTTTGCTGAAGCCGACCGGATGCGCGGCGAATACGTGGCTGAATTTACCGGCACGCTGCGCCTGCGCCCCGAAAGCCAGCGCAAGGAAGGGCTGGGCGCGTACGAACTGATCGCCGATTCGGCCCAGCTGCTCAGCGCCGCCGTGACGCCGCCATTTGAACTCAGTAAAGGTGAGGACGTGTCCGAAGACATCCGCCTCAAATACCGCTACCTCGATTTGCGCCGTCCGGAGATGTTCCAAAAACTGCTGATCCGCTCGCAAGTCTCTGCCGCCATCACCGCCTTTTTGACGGCGGAGGGTTTTATCAATGTCGAAACGCCGATGCTAACCCGAAGCACCCCCGAGGGCGCACGCGATTTCCTGGTGCCTTCCCGGCTCAGCCCCGGCGAGTTCTACGCCTTGCCGCAAAGCCCGCAGCTGTTTAAGCAGCTGCTGATGATCGCTGGCGTCGACCGTTATTTTCAGCTGGCCCGCTGCTTCAGAGATGAAGACCTCCGCGCCGACCGCCAGCCGGATTTCACCCAGCTCGACATTGAAATGAGCTTCGTGAACCAGGAAGACATTCTCGACCTCAACGAGCGCTTGTTGCGCCACGTCTTCAAAACGGCGCTCGACGTGGACTTGCCCTCCCCTTTCCCGCGCCTGACCTATCAGCAGGCCATGGACACCTACGGCTCCGATAAGCCCGATTTGCGTTTCGGTTTGCCGTTTGTGGACGTGACCGATCTGTTCGCGGGCGGCGAGTTCGCGGCGTTTGCAAAAGCCGCCTGCGTCAAGGTGCTGGCGACTGGTGAACTGACCCGCAAACAAATTGATGAGCTCGAGCGTGTCGCCAAACAAAATGGCGCAGGTGGCTTGGCCTGGGTGCGGCGAGACGGCGAGGGACTGAGTGGCGGCATCAGCAAGTTCGTAGGGAAAGTAAGTGGAGAACTGCTCAGCCGAACAGGTGTCGAGCAGGGCGGTACCTTATTGTTTGCAGCGGGTGAGTGGAAAAAGGCGGTGACGGCGCTCGGCGCGGTTCGCACGGCGCTGCGCGACCTGCTGCATTTGGCGTCTGCCGGCTTTGAAACCGTCTGGGTCACCGATTTTCCCCAGCTCGAATACGATGAGGACAATCAGCGCTGGACGTACATGCACCACCCCTTCACCGCGCCGCACCCCGAGGATTTGGCGCTGTTCGGCACCCAGCGACAAGGCGAAATTCGCGCTCAGGCTTACGATCTGGTGCTCAACGGCTTTGAAGTCGGCGGCGGCTCGGTACGGATTCACGACCCCGAAGTGCAGCGGCAAATGTTTGGTGCCATCGGCTTTTCCGAAGAAGAAGCTCACGCCCAATTCGGCTTCTTTCTGGACGCGCTGGCTTCCGGCACACCGCCGCACGGCGGCGTCGCCTGGGGTTTTGACCGCCTCATCATGGTGATGAGCGGGGCGAGCAGTATCCGCGAAGTGATCGCCTTTCCCAAAAACAACAAAGGCAGCGACCTCATGGCGCAGGCCCCGTCCAGCGTCAACGCCGCACAGCTTGCCGAATTGGGCGTGGCTGTTCTTGAGTAA
- a CDS encoding M24 family metallopeptidase, with translation MSKHQADFSARLTAVRSALKSAGVDALWVSQPENVNYLSGFSSPEDAKALILPDAAWLYTDGRYTLQAAQESAIPVFIARSPETLQHAAPLLSGLKVGFEMQHLTVAELGALQAHWPTEPAPLSGVVERLRLIKSDAEVQLIEQAQAIADAAFAELLPMVKVGAREQDLALALESAMRRLGADGPAFETIVASGVRGALPHGRASDKVLAEGELVTIDFGARLGGYFSDSTRTLALGEVSESQRRMYTAVLEAEETALAAIKPGVRTADLDALAREVLGRYDLADAFVHSLGHGVGLNVHEGPGLRSTSEEVLQAGMVITIEPGVYIEHLGGVRIEDLVLVTDEGSRVLSHSPKERF, from the coding sequence ATGTCAAAGCACCAAGCAGACTTTTCAGCACGCCTGACCGCCGTTCGCTCGGCCCTCAAATCAGCGGGCGTGGACGCCTTGTGGGTCAGTCAGCCGGAGAATGTCAACTATCTCAGCGGCTTTTCCAGTCCTGAAGACGCCAAAGCGCTGATTTTGCCGGACGCAGCGTGGCTGTATACCGATGGCCGCTACACCTTGCAGGCTGCACAGGAATCGGCCATTCCGGTGTTCATCGCCCGCTCGCCTGAGACGTTACAGCACGCCGCGCCGCTTCTCTCGGGCCTCAAGGTGGGCTTTGAAATGCAGCACCTGACAGTGGCCGAGCTCGGCGCGTTGCAGGCGCACTGGCCCACCGAACCCGCACCGCTCAGCGGCGTGGTGGAGCGACTTCGGCTCATCAAATCCGATGCGGAAGTGCAGCTGATCGAGCAGGCTCAAGCGATTGCCGACGCCGCCTTCGCCGAACTCTTGCCGATGGTCAAAGTCGGAGCGCGGGAACAAGACCTGGCGCTGGCTTTAGAAAGTGCCATGCGGCGTTTGGGCGCGGACGGCCCCGCTTTCGAGACCATCGTCGCCAGCGGTGTGCGTGGGGCGCTGCCGCATGGCCGGGCCTCGGACAAGGTGCTGGCGGAGGGCGAGTTGGTGACCATCGATTTCGGCGCTCGGCTCGGCGGCTACTTCTCCGACTCCACCCGCACGCTGGCGCTGGGCGAGGTCAGTGAAAGTCAGCGGCGGATGTACACGGCAGTTCTCGAAGCCGAGGAAACCGCGCTCGCGGCCATCAAACCCGGTGTCAGAACCGCCGACTTGGACGCGCTGGCCCGTGAGGTGCTGGGCCGCTACGACCTGGCCGACGCTTTCGTGCACTCGCTGGGCCACGGCGTGGGCTTGAATGTTCACGAGGGGCCGGGCCTCCGCAGCACTTCCGAAGAAGTCTTGCAGGCCGGTATGGTCATCACTATCGAGCCGGGTGTGTATATCGAACACCTCGGCGGCGTGCGCATCGAAGATCTGGTATTGGTAACCGACGAAGGCTCGCGGGTGCTGTCGCACAGTCCCAAGGAGCGGTTTTGA